A window of Epinephelus lanceolatus isolate andai-2023 chromosome 3, ASM4190304v1, whole genome shotgun sequence genomic DNA:
GTTAAAGTGCTGAGGGCTGCAACAGAACTATGACTGTCACTGACACTGATGAGCCACAGTTTGTACGGGGACACACTGATGCCCTGACACCTGTCCtgggtgtgtgtatgaataCCTGTCTGTATGAAtatggtcacatgacttgaTGGGTTCCATGTGTTTTCAGTCGTGTGTTGATCTCCACGGATGTTTGGGCTAGAGGTTTAGATGTTCCTCAAGTTTCTCTGATCATCAACTATGACCTGCCCAACAACAGAGAGCTCTACATCCACAGGTACGTTTCACTCCGCACAAACAAGTCCCAACAACACAGAGCTCGACATCCACAGGCGTTGTGTAAATGATGGGCATGTAGCCAATGGGCGGGGTATGTAGGCGGGGCATGGGCAGGCTCTTAGCAGGAGTCGTCTGACATCTGGGGTTCATCCCAATACCGAATCTCGCATCCATCTTTCCCTCACTTGCATCTCTTCCTTGCGTCTTAGCTCCGCCCTCATAGGACACGGGGGAGAGATGCGAGGATGAGGCACGAGGAGAGAAGAAACAAGGATATATGTCTTTAGAGAAATGAGACGTCCTTTCCTCTGAAGCGCCACGTGAAGCGACGTCTGTTTCTGATTACAGCTGGATCAGCTTTCAGGAGGCTTTATTAAAAGCTATAGaaagttttaattttttaaatagtttgttgctgcacataatgttatatataatGATAGTTAtcacataatgttatatatacatatataatgataCAGTTAtcacataatgttatatatacatatataatgatTATAATGATACAGTTATCACAatgttatatatatacatacataatgATACAGTTATCACATGTTATATCTTCAAGGGGAGAgaaggtagcaacacaactccacctaatggaggctgacggcgccccagattcaaacgtccaaaaacacataattgaaaccacaaaatatctccatactgctcgtccgtagtgatccaagtgtcctgaagccccgacataaaaagttgtttggaaaaacctcatctgaactctgtttttagcctcattgtagcctgtagctctgactgcctctctggacACCGAgctcacgtgtgtgtgcttgcacgagaccgtgagacatgggcaccgccttcatgtgtgttcacgtgagTGCgggcagtatggagatattttgtggtttcaatgatgtgtttttggacgtttgaatctggggcgccgtcagcctccattaggtggagttgtgttgctacctcctctccccttggatctctgcaagtgatgtgaggactctaaaacttcacctgagcctccctcggcatatgggtgagtagataatggctgaattttcatttttgggtgcactatcccgttaaagtgtttctgtctgacagacaggctctctgatagacagacagattttGAACTCGAtgaatcagaaaacaaaacGAATATCAAACTTGTCAGTGACAcacggagtttaatctcttaTATGTCTTCACTCTGTGTGAAACTGATGTATCAGATCAGTCCGGTCAGCTTTCCAATCAGTAACTGATATCCAATCAGGTGTGTCGGTCGATAAAAGACTTCTGTGAAGGCTGCACTCCTGTATCCTCACTTCCCCCTctgaaagcctcctctctcctcgacTCCTCCGAGTGCATTTAACAAATTGAGACGTCCTACAAGATGGCGAGTCTCAATCAATTTTCAAGTCAAGTGATCAAGGAGTCAAGAGTTGAGGAGGGATATTGGGATGAGCCCCTGTTGTTCATGATGATGAAGCGCTCTGTGTTTTCATGGTTGTTTCTAACATGACCTCCTCCAGGATTGGTCGGTCTGGTCGTTACGGGCGTAAGGGTGTGGCCATCAACTTTGTGAAGAACGATGACATCAGGATCCTGCGGGACATCGAGCAGTACTACTCTACCCAGATCGACGAGATGCCCATGAACGGTAATTCCACCTGTGACACCACtaatgctaacatgttagcgAGCACGATTTGTAGTCAGTCAACCTGAAAACAGAGCaggctctgtgattggctgctgtCACGgtgacatgtttgtgtttacctCTGCAGTGGCCGATCTGATCTGACCTGGATGACATCACATCGGACCCCGCCCCTTTgacttcctgtctttttttttgtttgtttttattagttttagagGGTGTTTCTTAATTTGACTGTTGAGGTGAAAACAACTGTACAACTCTTGacttgtttttgtaaataaatttgtTTTGGTTCCACATTGGTTtgttcaatgtgtttttttcttcaatatttaatgtttactgacgtcacagtgatgtcacccgCCTTCTTTCAACCCTTTGAGAGTCGGTATTTCTCTTTACTGTGATGTCATATCCTAGAGCACCTTCAAATGCGTCTCATCCCTAAAATCTGCAGAGCTCGAGCTTAAAGTTGGTGCGAGTCAATAAACCACAACAAcgttattttattaattaaaacacagaaatcacttaatttcatcagattttataaaataaaaacgcAAAAGTCAAAAAAGTCCtgtgcacaccaaaacagtcttaGACAGATGTGTAGGTGGGCCAAACAAACACCTGCACACTGTCTGCACtggcaaaaaaaagtcagtctAATAAATGTAACTTTCTTTGCCGGTGCACAGTGGTCGAAATGAGGGGGGATGCCATCCCCTTTGTTAGAAAATTGACCAAAaagcatcccccttgttaatctagaatctgtgtgtgcaggcacgGACATAATTTGAGGGGGGGGGATACAGGAGACATGTCCCCCGCATTTCCCgtatctgtgccctctgtccccCACACTTTTTACAGCTGTTATAACCATTCAATTCGTTTAACATGTGGTAACGTGTTTTTCCGAGCCGTCTTTAAACGCACTGTGAGTAGACAGTGCCAGGCGCATACGCATGCTGTCGTGTTGTGATCTGAATCAATCGCACAGACCAGACGTGTGCTGCTgggcagtgctgctgtgttaactatgttcagcaaaccagccagcaagaagcaaaaaaccttgcacagtttcttccaaacaaaccgtgTAAGCTGAGtgatgctgttgcatgtagataatgttagcaaaatgatgactaattaatagatgccaatatatcaagttaagaTAGTTAACAAGAACACTAATATTAAtgttacctatgttaaataCCTAGTTTCATGTTaggaataaacccactcctccttaataagaacttgtgctcactattgctttcCACATATTTTTAATCGTTATTGCCACAGTATAAAGAGCAgagtcagggaggagacagtggaccagaggccagcaaggatgatcatgcagggtcttcacaggagagaagagattataactggctgagagaaaatatccagagcataaaagtgactttgaggttaatttccacagctatgtcaccactactatGCCTAATTCTATTTATGatttttgctttgcacatttattatctatattattgcaatagatagaagaggaacagggagaaaccaggcagatatcaggacagggacctgacagcagcaccaattatcagcccaaggcttcacaggtaaggagaaattataactggctaaggAAATGTCTGTAGGATAAGAGTGACTCTACGATcaattttcacagctatttcagaactattcttatttatactctaaaatgctttttttgtctATATTGCAATAGGaatactactgcattatttgtgtttttaaaggcagcaggtataagtcatgccatttttctttatctttaatTTTACACATCTGTACTGTCATGTTTGATGATGTGTGTACgcggaaaaaaatcaaagctacactgcatcccccttgttaaaaattaacaattcgACCACTGCTGGTGCAGACAGTGTGCAGGTGTTCTCCTTTTGGATTCAtagaataaaaactaaatatttttgATGTAGAGACGTGATGAAAAACCAGCTGACACAGGTTTGTGCCTTTTCCTCTATCTGATGCAGACATGCGTGTCATCTCCGCCGCCGCGGCTGTTTATATTTATTCCTGCAGACAGATTCTGTAAacaatatttatgttttaattatAAAGATCAAACagttgatggaaacatggcGTCGTGTTTGAAATGATTTGTGGTTATGACATCAGAGCCGAACACAAAGACTTGAGATGCGTCACGCAGATCAGAttttatttcaaacacaaatgttaaaggaacaaaacaacaataaaaacacttttacagtgaaaataaaCAGGACGTCACCAGAAATCACAAAAAGCTGTTTCACATCAAAtactgacatcatcatcatcatcatcactttcATATTTTACATCTTAAAAACCTTCATTATCACCTTGTTACAAAATATTGAACCGTCCTCAGATCTCATGCTGAGACCAGAACCAGAACCTCACATATCGACTGTAGAAAAACTGCAATATACTAAAGGACTGCCACTACCCCCTCTGAGACCAGGATTAGGACTGGGTCTATGACCAGGTCCAAGATCAGGAAAAGGTCCAGATCCAGGACTGGGTCCAAATTCAGGACCCTGACCAGGTCCAGGACCACCACCAGATCCGTATTCAGGGCCAGGTTAACAGCCAGGTCCAAAACCAGGACTAGTTCCAGGACCAGAACCACTGCAACCAAGTCCAGGGCAGGGCCAGGTCCACAGCAACGTCTTGCTAAGCTAaattaagctaagctaagctaagctaaactaagctggTGGGCGGAGCTCCTCTCAGATGTTCCTTTGATGTTTTCAGTCTGATCGATCTGATCGGCCAATCAGGACGGAGCCTTGATAAAACAGATGTATTTCCTGTTGCTGTGGTGCGGGATCATTTAATGTGTGAACCAATGGGGTGTCAGTGATTAAGAGAGAGGAGCTCTGATTGGACAGGAGATgcagggggcggggcttagtgtcAGGACCTGCTAACAAATGCAaacctgctctgattggtcagttcaACATAAAAATACAGGAAATGAGCAGATAAACAAACCAGCCAATCAAAGGAGGCGTCTACAGTTGGCGTCTGATAAACCAGATCTCATTCCGGCGGCGAGGGACACCGGGGTTCTCGTATGTGGCAACCATGTAGCTGTCTCTGTGAAGGTCATCGGTGACGCCCAGAATCTCCCACAGCAggctgatctgattggtcaccGTCTCCTCCGTGGTTGTCCCATAGAATGTCctgacaaccaatcagagagcagaaCATCATCATCACAAACTGAGTTACATAACGATTTTTACAGGTCAGGAGCACCGcgttgatggtgatgatgatgatgatgctctgACCTGGCAACCACTCTGATTGGTTCTCTGTAGATGATGGTGATGTCGGGGTCAGTGGGGCGGGGGGGGTCGGTCTGAAACTCGGAGGGCAGGAAGAGCGCCATCTGGACGTCTTTCTCAAACGTGATCCCGTCCTCCTTCATGTGGATGTTACTGACCACCGGCACCGTCATCCCCAGGTACCTGCCTACATAGCATCAATACATCAATACACACCGATCACCTGATCAATACTGATCACATGaccccggggggggggggggggttacctGCAGAGTTTTCTTTACAGATAAAACGCATCAGCTTCATGAAGCCCATCGAGATGCTCTGTTCATACAGCTCCTCCCCCCGAGTCACACACGCCCAGTGACCTGCTGCGTACAGACGCTCCTCATAcagctcctcctccatctgTGGGGGACACAGGGGGGAGTCAGAGACACATACAGCTCCTCCCCCATCTGTGGGGGACACAGGGGGGAGTTTGTTCTGGTCCTTACCTTCTCATGGCGGGACACTGGAGCGAAGGGGAGGGTCTCCCTCTGCTGGTTACTGCGGGTCATTTCCTGTATAGGTCCAATCATGTCtgtaacacacaaacaggaagttcagtttttgtttacaATCAAAACAGGTAAACAGTCAGCTGACTGACATGCAAGGTGCTAACAAATAGTTGCCCGGCCCCTGGAGATACTGACACGTGATGGCCCCGCCCCCTCACCTGGAGGTGCAGACACATGGTGCCCCCTCACCTGGAGGTGCAGACACGTGGTGCCCCCTCACGTGGAGGTGCAGACACATGGTGCCCCCTCACCTGGAGGTGCAGACACGTGGTGCCCCCTCACGTGGTGCCCCCTCACCTGGAGGTGCAGACACATGGTGCCCCCTCACCTGGAGGTGCAGACACGTGGTGCCCCCTCACGTGGTGCCCCCTCACCTGGAGGTGCAGACACATGGTGCCCCCTCACCTGGAGGTGCAGACACGTGGTGCCCCCTCACGTGGTGCCCCCTCACCTGGAGGTGCAGACACGTGGTGCCCCCTCACGTGGTGCCCCCTCACGTGGTGCCCCCTCACCTGGAGGTGGTGACACGTGGTGACCCCGCCCCCTCACCGGAAGGTGCAGACACATGGTGGCCCTGCCCCCTCACCTGGAGATACTGACACGTGATGGCCCCGCCCCCTCACCTGAAGGTGCAGACACATGTAGCCCCGCCCCCTCACTTGAAGGTGCAGACACATGTAGCCCCGCCCCCTCACTTGAAGGTGCTAACACGTGGTGGCCCCGCCCCCTCACCTGGAGGTGCTGACACGTGGTGGCCCCGCCCCCTCACCTGGAGATACTGACACGTGATGGCCCCGCCCCCTCACCTGGAGTTGCTGACACGTGGTGGCCCCGCCCCCTCACCTGGAGGTGCTGACACGTGGTGGCCCCGCCCCCTCACCTGGAAATACTGACACGTGGTGAACCCGCCCCCTCACCTGGAGGTGCAGACACATGGTAGCCCTGCCCCCCACCTGGAAGTGCTGACACATGGTGGCCCCGCCCCCCACCTGGAGGTGCTGACACGTGGTGGCCCAGCCCCCTCACCTGGAGATACTGACACGTGATGGCCCCGCCCCCTCACCTGGAGGTACTGACACATGGTAGCCCTGCCCCCCACCTGGAAGTGCTGACACGTGGTGGCCCCGCCCCCCACCTGGAGATACTGACACGTGATGGCCCCGCCCCCTCACCTGGAGAAACTGACACGTGGTGGCCCCGCCCCCTCACCTGGAGATATTGACACGTGATGGACTCGTCCCCTCACCTGGAGGTACTGACACATGGTAGCCCTGCCCCCCACCTGGAAGTGCTGACACGTGGTGGCCCCGCCCCCTCACCTGGAGATACTGACACGTGGTGGCCCCGCCCCCTCACCTGGAGATATTGACACGTGATGGACTCGTCCCCTCACCTGGAGGTACTGACACATGGTGGGTACTGGCGACTGCCTGCCAGTGAGCCAGCAGTCGGTCTCTTTCCTCTTCATCCATTGGTTCAGGGTTGTCGGTGATGTCATCATCCAGCTGCTCGTCGTCCAATCCGTCGAGGTCTTCCAGAGAGATCAGAGCCATcgctgctggaggaggagatgacCTCAGCAGAGACGATGTCCACTGAGAGGAGACCGATATTTAATGTTCCTGAAACaaagacacagtgaggacactcAGTGAGGACACACAGAGTGAGGACACACAGAGTGAGGACAATCAGTGAGGACACTCAGTGAGGACACTCAGTGAGGACACACAGAGTGAGCACACAAAGTGAGGACACACAGAGTGAGGACACACAGAGTGAGGACACACAGAGTGAGGACACAGGGTTAGGACAAAGAGTGAGGACACAGAGTGATGACACACTGAGTGAGGACACACTGAGTGAGGACACACTGAGTGAGGACACTCAGTGAGGACACACAGAGTGAGGACACACAGAGTGagaacacagaggacacagtgaggacacacaGAATGAGGACACTGAGTGAGGACACACTCAGTGAGGACATTCAGTGAGGACACACATAGTGAGGACACACTGAGTGAGGACACAGAGTGGACACAGAGTGAGGACACAGAGTGAGGACGCACAGAGTGGACACAGAGTGAGGACACACAGAATGAGGacacagagtgaggacattcaGTGAGAACACACAGAGTGAGGACacacagagtgaggacattcaGTGAGAACACAGAGAGTGAGGACacacagagtgaggacattcaGTGAGAACACAGAGAGTGAGGACACAGCGTGAGGACACACAGAGTAAGGACATTCAGTGAGGACACACAGAGTGAGGACACACAGTGAGGATGGACAGAGGACAGTCAGACGACAGTCTCAttcaggaggacagacaggaggacagagaaagTCAGGGGGATAGAGAACATTCAGGAGGACGGGGACAGACAGGGGGATAGAGAACAttcaggaggacagacaggaggacagggacagacaaagggacagTCAGGAGAGGGGACAGAGGGGGACAGAGGACACTCAAGGGGACATTAAGGAGGACAGGGAAgaagacagacagggggacagagagaaggaaaggaggacagACAAGAGGacggacaggaggacagacagtcTCAGTTTTGGTCCTTCATGTTTGACAGCAGCAGCTCGTCACAGCTGAAGGAGGCCACGCCCACTGTGTacacttgtttatttgtttgtttgttgactgTGTAAACAGTGAGGTCAGACAGActccaggggcctgtatcaggaagcaggattaatgtcttagcgaggtaacttcagggttaactctgggttttcggtctcacgaagccggttcagttcttatcggggtagatcaccatggtaacttactctgaacggctatcctgctccggagcagggtaagttcagggttgaatctgatcctataaaaagcaccacccactggccaatcagctgttgatggctgacagaaatgcagcccagtcatgacgggaagtttaattcatttgattgattttgatttgaaagtttattttgagcattaaaaaagaaaagaaagcaacaacaacagacaatgaaaagattgttcaaaaaggagtggaaagaagtggaactttcatcccaccccttcataagaaagaaactgatcatttgcggacacttaatagcaccattaattagtgccaacattttgttttgttggaggaaatgatccctgttaaagataatgggcctaattgacagctttgctgctggaaatgtggaaagtagcctatcatgtctacacttcatggtgtttgagggattttcctttttgttttttaaagagggacactagctatatttctgcgcagctgttaatttctaacacagctcaatatcaggatgattttattcagactatcaatttggtgttgatatgatttaattgtggcgtcagctttaagctttattgtagaatatataacgttatgacaaagaagaccaatttatcagacgcaatgatgttagacgataattgtaatacacgcaattcatctgtgcagcattgatttcatgggattcaagggtgtgatcagtgtcagatgtacaggtacaggtactgtagctacttgaaccagtgatgagtcatttaacctacacatcattttatttgctgccttgttttgtcttgatttttccctctctcctcctctatttcttctttcctcacccgtttctttttcttctctattatgtgatttcattgatgttttgacaggggaatttctttgataagcttttagtggcttctaacctctccggcacttttctttgtttaatcttgtaaatgttatactgtctgtttttaacattatgtgcaaataaactaatctaaactgaaactaaacattattcatcccgttatgtgttgccacgcatgtttcctcctcctgcagctgccacggtgttggccttttctctaatgttgcttttctcctcctcatattttagtagaattaatctctgatcctcacgagaaatactgtttttcctcacatacggcgctcagtgaggacgctcagtgacgctctgtgaggacgctctgtgaggacgctctgtgaggacgctcagtgacgctctgtgaggacgctctgtgaggacgctcagtgaggacgctctgtgaggacgctctgtgaggacgctctgtgaggacgctcagtgaggacgctcagtgaggatgctctgtgaggacgctctgtgaggacgctcagtgacgctgcgcttctctcatgattgtgattggtccgctgcgtgcgcgttcacggctcttgataaagcaaccctgggttgagttaccgagttgatatccagcgtcgcgataccgattatcctgattgccattgttagtcaacccaggataggtctgggtaacccaggaaaggttgatctcacttcgtgatacaggccccagctATGAGACATGTACCTCTGACCGGAAGTGGACTTTGAGTTCTTGTCATGGTGATGCCAGCCTGTGATGTCACTCTGGTTGTTTAAGTTGTTTCCGTCAACAGGAAAccgcacttcaaaataaaagaaccaTGATGTTTGTAGATGAGTTCTGATCAATAACAGAAATCATTCTATTTCAATAATCGGTCCGTTATCTGATCTCTTTCACCAACGTGAGATGTCACATCTGTTTATTTAtcgaaacacaacaacaaccgGACGTGTTTCCTTTGAGCTCTTCCGTAACGGGTCAATGTGCTACGTAGACGTCACACTTCCGGTCTGATTGAGATTCAGACGTGCTATCGTGCTGattcttttaatttgaaagtcaCTCCGGATGTGACAGAAGTGGAACAATAAAAGACAATAAACCATAAAGACCTGATCAGTGATCCGGATCGATCACTGATCAGGTCTTTATAGTCCTTCTGGACCCGTGTGTTCGGTGTGAACCGGGTCGGTCCGGTGGTTCCGGGCCGCGGATCCGCCAGAACTGAAACTAGGTCACCGGGGATCCGGTCCAAACACACAACCGCTGCTCGCCGCACACCGGTCCGGTTTCCTAACAGATACCGGATGGACCACAGGGAGTCCGGAGGAGCCGGTCCGGACCCGGCAGAGAGCGGGCAGGTCTCGGTACCGGGTTCAGTAAGCAGCACAGCGCGAGGAGATTAGCATGGTTAGCACGGTAAGCATCGTCAGCAGACCGGGACCGCGACTGGGTCAGAACACGGGTCCAGCAATTGTTTGTCTCACCTCGTTGTGGTCGCACCTGTCCACCAGGTGAGCCTCAAACTGTCCGTCAATTACAACAACGACGCtgagcttcttcttctctgcttccGATACACTGCACCGGCggatacttcaaaataaaagcctgtacGTCCGGCtgtctttcagaataaaacttgagaaaacagaaaagggTTGATTTCCTCATCCTCACCCATCAGTAATCTTCAGTTTCAGCAtctcattaatattttttttttattttattagggtccgggcagctaagctgccaggacactattgtaatcctagttcttcttcttcttcttcttcttcttctttcttcttctgaggaaatcatacttcccatgggtgaaaactcaccaaactttgcacaaaggtccagtctcatgccagatatcctcagctgtaaactcaagccaatagtcctgatggtggcgctacagcaagcgtctaaagttcaaaactttgaaaattcataacaaatcaaccatacgtgctacaacttcacaactttcatcaaactgtagccccaatactgaagatatttgtacatttaaacctattaaaaattatgaagttcatcactctgtttttttcaaaaactgtaaaacttcttaaacctatctcctcccacaatttttgctcaattgacaccaaacttgctacagagcatcttcagactgtcctacaaaaagtacgtttctcagatttttgatgtatgtatatatcaaaatgtttgactgtaaacggtactataaatatatacatgcaaattcttgctaaataaatcttcaatgttcatgaaaaaaaacattaaaaaattctagagtcatggtagatgatgtgtggcaaaattcagaattttatctcaaaaactgaatttttgacagcattttgaattttgcgctaatgtgaacaattggagtcaatgtaaaaatggcaattttaaacatcagtttttcacttatggagcaaatcaatcattgttacaaacaaattaccaacatctccatgctgtctagatgcaatatgtgtattttcagatttttgtctttaaaactgaattttttacagtggtttcaaatctgcctttccatgcacggatggctgctttcctacacaacagtgaatggcttactcagtttgtgaagatcactgtgcagcatcttcaagtcttttttctgctagaaaatctgccttctcatgcttgaaaataaaccaaactttgtacaaagatccagtgtcaatactgtatcattatatatgtatatataagaTTATGTGATAATTGTATCATTATATGAGACAATTAtcacataatgttatatatacatatataatgataGTTAAGACATCatgttatatatacatatataatgacACAGTTAtcacataatgttatatatacatatataatgatagttatcacataatgttatatatacatacagtacaggccaaaagtttggacacaccttctcattcaatgcgttttctttattttcatgactatttacattgtagattctcactgaaggcatcaaaactatgaatgaacacatgtggagttatgtacttaacaaaaaaaggtgaaataactgaaaacatgttttatattctagtttcttcaaaatagccaccctttgctctgattactgctttgcacactctt
This region includes:
- the soul4 gene encoding heme-binding protein soul4; its protein translation is MALISLEDLDGLDDEQLDDDITDNPEPMDEEERDRLLAHWQAVASTHHVSVPPDMIGPIQEMTRSNQQRETLPFAPVSRHEKMEEELYEERLYAAGHWACVTRGEELYEQSISMGFMKLMRFICKENSAGRYLGMTVPVVSNIHMKEDGITFEKDVQMALFLPSEFQTDPPRPTDPDITIIYREPIRVVARTFYGTTTEETVTNQISLLWEILGVTDDLHRDSYMVATYENPGVPRRRNEIWFIRRQL